One part of the Deltaproteobacteria bacterium CG11_big_fil_rev_8_21_14_0_20_49_13 genome encodes these proteins:
- a CDS encoding ABC transporter — translation MISSENITFAYGKNPILQGLSFRVREGEWRGLLGPNGSGKTTLIKCLSRLLRPQTGEIALNDRPLQKFEQGELARIVAVVPQDSNILFPFTAFEIVLMGRSPHKSAFGFENAHDVAIAKDVMESTGTWEFKDRLIQELSGGERQRVIIARALAQEPKVLLMDEPTSFLDIKHQQEILSIIKMLNKDKGLTVISAMHDINVALAYCENIMFLKKGSLVKAGPAGEVVTYANLKDVFETEVYVGINDLSGRPFYLPGEGVGG, via the coding sequence ATGATATCATCTGAAAACATCACCTTTGCATATGGAAAAAATCCGATATTGCAAGGCCTTTCATTTCGTGTCCGCGAGGGAGAATGGCGCGGTCTCCTTGGCCCCAACGGCAGCGGCAAGACCACTCTCATTAAATGTCTCTCAAGGCTTTTACGCCCCCAAACGGGCGAGATCGCTCTTAACGACAGGCCTCTGCAAAAATTTGAGCAGGGAGAACTTGCAAGGATCGTCGCCGTCGTCCCGCAGGATTCGAACATCCTGTTCCCCTTCACCGCGTTCGAGATCGTACTCATGGGAAGGAGCCCCCACAAGAGCGCGTTCGGTTTTGAGAATGCGCACGATGTGGCGATAGCCAAGGATGTAATGGAATCTACCGGCACATGGGAGTTCAAGGACCGGCTTATCCAGGAGCTCTCGGGCGGCGAACGCCAGCGGGTCATTATAGCGAGGGCTCTCGCTCAGGAACCAAAAGTTCTTTTGATGGACGAACCCACATCATTTCTGGATATCAAACATCAGCAGGAGATACTTTCTATAATAAAGATGCTTAATAAGGATAAAGGGCTGACCGTGATATCTGCCATGCATGATATCAATGTGGCGCTTGCCTACTGCGAGAACATAATGTTCCTTAAAAAAGGGTCGCTTGTTAAGGCAGGCCCGGCCGGCGAGGTCGTTACCTACGCCAATTTAAAAGATGTGTTCGAGACCGAGGTCTATGTGGGGATAAACGATCTGAGCGGAAGGCCGTTTTACCTGCCGGGTGAAGGGGTTGGGGGATAG
- a CDS encoding iron ABC transporter, producing the protein MNHLTLKKWLITNLFLVAALALTVLAALNIGFEKISVFSTNLTETQTAILLYSRLPRILLGALVGLALGSGGTAFQALLRNPLADPYILGVSGGAALGAVIAYAFKLPFVAVAMTAFASSFLTMLFIYWTCKFHGKLSSHTLLLTGVIFNAFAFAFIMLIHSLVTMEQAHEILFMLIGNLEIESYQMIAVVALAVAFGFIALCLMSSRLNLISLGDEAAESLGINIDATRKYVFFAASLMIGAVVSVSGLIGFVGLFIPHMVRLLFGSDHRLVLPASGFAGAIFLVWSDTFARTILMRGEFQTQLPVGVITALIGGPMFVYLLKRQMR; encoded by the coding sequence ATGAATCATCTAACGCTAAAAAAGTGGCTCATAACTAATCTATTTCTGGTTGCCGCGCTGGCGCTCACCGTTCTGGCCGCGCTTAATATCGGCTTTGAGAAGATATCGGTCTTTTCAACGAACCTTACAGAGACGCAGACGGCCATACTCCTGTATTCGCGTCTTCCAAGGATATTGCTCGGAGCCCTTGTGGGCCTTGCACTTGGCAGCGGTGGCACCGCATTTCAGGCGCTTTTGAGAAATCCGCTTGCCGATCCCTACATCTTGGGGGTTTCGGGCGGCGCGGCACTTGGCGCCGTTATCGCCTACGCGTTCAAGCTCCCCTTTGTGGCCGTTGCCATGACCGCCTTTGCGTCATCTTTTCTGACGATGCTCTTCATATACTGGACCTGCAAATTTCACGGAAAGCTTTCTTCGCATACCCTTCTTCTTACCGGCGTGATATTCAACGCGTTCGCGTTCGCTTTCATAATGCTCATCCATTCCCTTGTGACAATGGAGCAGGCGCACGAGATACTCTTTATGCTGATAGGGAATCTGGAGATAGAGAGCTACCAGATGATCGCTGTTGTAGCTCTGGCTGTGGCGTTTGGATTCATCGCATTGTGCCTGATGTCATCGCGGCTCAATCTTATATCGCTGGGTGACGAGGCCGCCGAAAGTCTGGGCATTAATATCGACGCCACGAGAAAATATGTCTTCTTTGCGGCCTCTTTGATGATAGGCGCCGTTGTATCCGTCAGCGGGCTCATAGGGTTCGTCGGACTCTTCATACCGCACATGGTGAGACTTCTTTTCGGCAGCGACCACAGGCTGGTACTCCCCGCAAGCGGATTTGCCGGGGCGATCTTTCTCGTCTGGTCCGACACGTTCGCGCGAACGATACTTATGCGCGGAGAATTCCAGACCCAGCTGCCGGTGGGAGTGATAACGGCCCTCATCGGGGGGCCCATGTTCGTATATTTATTGAAGAGGCAGATGAGATGA